From the Argentina anserina chromosome 3, drPotAnse1.1, whole genome shotgun sequence genome, the window tctactactataaaacAAGCAGTCAGTGTTTCATCAAATTGTAAACTTTCGGATGTCTCTTTGTCACAGAATTTCACAAAAAAACCAAGGCTATGatggtaaaaatagaaaatgaaaagacattatattatatatatgcagttaTATTCTATATATGCGGAGAAAAACTGAGAGAAAACAAATTAATCACTCACTTTTCAACTACTACGCGTttctaatttaattaatataaaatataacatTATGTTTGATACGTACATTTTTCTTGACCTAAAATACCTGACAATGTAGACCTAACCCCAAGAAAAATATGCTCATAGTTAAACCAACATGTATGTCAAATTATTGTacctaattaattaagtttgTAACGTCTGCGTTATACAACAAAAGGTGCAAGTCCAAGAGGAATAAACTTTGGAGGAAGAGAAAGAGGAAGCGCATTGCCGAGATGATCGCAGAGGTGGGTTGCTTTGGTCCCTTTACTCTCTTTACATTAAGTTGAAATGTTTAATGTGCATATCTTCCTCTTATTTTGGTTTTCGTTATGGTGATGTAAAGGAACGAAATGTTTGATGAAGCTGATCGAGAAGCTGATGAGTGGAGAGCTAGGGAAATTGCTAAGGATATAGCCAAACGCAAGGCATTGAAGTATTAACCTCTCCTATGTTGCTGCGTTTTTTTCTTAGTAAGCTAGGCATGATCTGAAAGATGGAAGACATGAAGAAAATTGCAAGCCTTAAACTTAAAGCAaaggaagagagaaagagactgGAATCCAAGGTAAGATCGAGTTGTAAGCAACATGCTGTGTGATGATGTTGCTGTGCTGTCTTTTCTTTTAAGTTTTggaaaaaatgtcaaataGTTTGATTTCATGTTCATATTTCAGCTTGAGACGGTATTGATTGTGGAGAAATTGCAAGAGTTCTGCTCCATCAGGATTGAAAAAAATGGAGAACAAGGTTTGTTCTGATTTTTTTCTATATGGGCTGCTATCTTGTTTCTACTGTCATGTCTATGTTAGCAATAAAAGCATGTGATCATGTATCATCATCCTAGAATGCCTCTTGGCACTACATCTCTCAAGCTGTTTATGTCGAGTATGAGGCAGTTATGTGATGTATATATACCTCTTCTTCTATATAATATGTTCAGCTGCAGCCTATTGTTTTAAACTTggtcctcatcatcatcctgCTTAGTCTAACTTGTGGTAGTTTTTGTCTCTATGCAGGTCATTTTCTTCCAGAAGAGGATGATAAATTTCTTGAAAGAGTACGAGCTGCagttgaggaggaggaggaacatCAAGCGATCCTGGCAGCTGACATGGATGCTGCTAGGGATGCCATTGCAACTGCCGAGCAATCAAGGAAAACAACCGAGAATTTCAGACCTGATTCCATTGATAAGACCGGTGCTCAAGGCGAGAGTAAGGAAAGTAAATGCCCAAAAATTCCAAGCATTAATGAAGGCGACTCTACGGCAGTGACTAACAAGGAATCTGAAAAACAAATTCTACAAGGAGAGGGCTATAGAGGAGCTTATGATGCTGTGGCCAATATACCTATGGAATTCTACTATCATGGCAGCAATACTGATATGGGCACCCTTATTGAGGTATGTAGATTACCACTTTCAAATAAAGGCTCTTTTAAGTCTAAacatttctctctcttttttttctttagaatTAAGGGCCGGTGCAGCCGCCCTCAATTTAAGCCTTGGCTAATTTTAAGTTATAGTGATATCTTCTGTCCTGGTATTGAATGATAATCACGACTTATTGCTTGCAGGTGAGAAGAACATGGGAAGCCTATATAAGACCAGGAGGACGGTGAGTACCAATTCCTTTCTTAATAACTGAAGCCAATCTGATTTTCCCTATCTAATAATCAAGTAGTGCCTTTACACTTAAGTTGTGAATCCATTACCTGTTCCACTATACACCATCAAAACCATATCAGGGCAAAAGGCTCTCTAGAGGCTTTACCTTTTGTGGTTATGGTATGCGAAATCACTGATTAAGAACGCTAATAACTTGCGTATTCTGATAAATGATGCATAACTCTATGATTCTGCTGTATTTGCTGCAGCCCGATACCAGGACACCGGGTTCAACCTCCACCTCCTGCAGATCATATCTGGGCGTCTTACCTTCTGCAACCTAAGTGATTATTGATTAGACCCTAAAGATTATTGATTAGGATGCTGATTCGACCCCATTTTGCTTGTGGAAATGACAATAGTAATGAACAATGAACTTGATAATTGTTTAAGCAAACTGTGAATGACTTTTGATGCTTGTTTAAATTCGTTCACATATTAAATACCTACTGTGGTTTGTGCTAGTTATGTACGCCATTTCACTACTTTGCTAGTTTTACAACCATGTACAGTGTCTGAAAGTGTACTTTCTGTCCAGTTTACACTATTGATTTTCATCGATGCATTTGCTTGTACCCAAGTTTCTGCAAGACATTATAACATTCATTTTCAAGTCAAGCAACTCTTGCATTTGTCCCGAAAACAAAGACTCCTGCAGTAGACAAAAAGTCCAAAACTAATCAGTAATGACATGAAtacaaaatcatgtacaattaGGGAGATCTAGTTGAGAGTTGGCTGATAGCAGAGAAGGAAAGTTACCGAGTGTAGGCATCAAAACGGAAAGCACGGCAATGCCAGTAATCTTTATTGCCAAACCAACATTGATCATATCCCTAATTTCAACATGGCCGGTAGCATATCCAACTGTATTTGAAGGTGTTGATGTGGGAAGCAGGAAAGCAAACTGCGCACCAATGCCTCCCGGAACCATGAGAAGCAGTGGATGCACATGTATGGTTTTTGCTATCTGAATTAGGAGAGGCACAATAAGCGTCGTAGTAGCATTGTTTGATGTTATTAACTCGGTGATGGTACTGCTAACGAGACACACAGCAGGTGCCATGGCTAAATATGGGACTGCTTCCAAGAAATCCAATGTTTTCGACAAGATATTAGCTAGGCCACTAGATCGAACTCCGTCTGCTATGGCCAAACCAGCACCCAGTAACAATATAATGTTCCATGGTAGCTGCTTACATTTGTTCCAGTCCATCAATTTTGCACCCTTTTGCGTTGCTTGGAACAATGAACAACAAAGTTGCCACCATAACCTACATTGTTTACAATTCACATTTCAAAACCAAAGTTAACCATCAAACATAACTTCTCTCCTAGTCTTAAAACTCACACTAGCAGTTCCATCGCCGGCACGCCCGTTGAAGAGGACTCCCCACCCAGGAATATCATCTGTTATGCTTCTTGTCATCCACAAAAAAATCAGCAGCTGCAAACAAAAATATTGAGATGAAACTTGGAACGTCTTCTGTAGTTCTGTACAAAATCAATACTATGAAAGACTAATCTTTTGTTCTCACCGAAAACAAAGCCAAAACCATCTTCTCAGCAAAAGCCATTGGACCTGCTTATACCATACCAACCACGTACATATCAATGCAATGAGACACTAGAAACGTCTGTATGTGATTAAAAATTTGAGGGGTCTTACCCAACATTTCAAGCTCTTTCCTCAAATAGCCCTTGTCGAAATAAGGAGATAGCGCCTGCCCCGAGCTCCTGGAACAATACAAGTAGCAAAGGACTGCCCACATTGCGAAGAACATGACCAAAGCGGAAGGGAACCCGAAGAGGAACCAAGTGCTGAACGTGATCGCCTCTGCTTCTGGGAAATAGCTCTTCCACATTCCAACCAATATGAGATTCACACCAGTCCCAGTGAGAGTGCTCATCCCTCCTATGGTTGCTGAGTATATCACCCCCAGAATCACAGCTCTGCAAAACTTGCCCACAACAGCTGGCTGGTTGGGGCCAGTCGGAAAACGATGAAGAATTCCTGTGGCTACCGGCCCCATCATTACCGTTGTAGCCACGTTGTGCATCCACATGCTAATGAATGCTGTGGTCGCACATATTCCCAGAAGCAGCAATGGCGGATTAAGAGGATCTCCGCAGAATAGCAGTGTAATCTATTATGTAATGCATAACTGAAATGAGAAATATATTTAGAAACAATAAGGAAAGCAATCGAGGGAGAAAACTAGCACGTTGAGAAGAGAAGGAATTAGTACTGACGTTTAAGGCCAATCTTTTGTGGATGTTATAATGCTCAACAGCAAGAGCCAATATAAAGCTTCCGAGAACAAGGGCAATGACATCGTTCATGTACGAATGTGCAACATCATCCGCGGAGGCAATGCCGAAGAATGGGAAGAGAAAGAGTGGAGACATTGATGTTATTGGCATAGGCAGAGCCTCTGTGAGCCACCAGGCAAAGATCCAAGCCAGCACAGCTAGCATGTTCCGGCTAGTCACATTGCCATCGAACTTGACACAAAGGCATACAATGGCGCTCAAAAGAGGTCCTAGGAGAATGGAGAAGTTGTTGCATGTTAGGATTGATTTCAATGACGAACAGAAGTGGGATTTTGTTAGGAGTGGTGGGACTATCCATGTGATTCTTCTTGATTGTTTTATTGTGACGAAATGAGAGGAAATGGTATTGTTTAATTTGCTTCGAATTGTTCGATTCTGTATTGTTCATTAACTTGGATATCAAAACTGACGAACATCATATTCAAGAGAATCAAATTTTCTGTGGCTGtgtgagtattgtacagtgtAGCATTGTATAGGGGAGCGGCATTTGCGCTCATCTGTTGTTCCCTCATAACTGTGCGAAACTGCAGGTTGTGGTttttaggaaatacaaatagatttcttgaaaaattaaaatatgggAAAACATGTGACACTAGTTGTATATTTCCAATTTTAGTATTATAATGTTTAAAGGACATTTTCAGCAAGGTTATGATCTCATAGAGTCATGAATCATGATAATGCATATGAACGATTAAAGGAGCCGtaattgaaaatgattgtAATAAGGTGGACAATCAAATATACACACAATAGTGCAACCAATGAAGTAATGCAAAATAACAGGGAGAAATGAGGGAAGCAAAGTTGTTGCCCTCGTTTCCTTTTTCCACGGTATTTGTATACTATATACATTAATTTTTCTATATCAAGACCCAACCGTGCATCATAGAACTGGCTCATTAGTTCCAAATACATAAGTTCCTGCAGTAGCCAAAAAATTGAACAATCACATATTGATATAAAATCATGCCGAACTACTAATCAAAGATAAGATGGGTAGagaaaagaaatatgaatGTTACCTAGGGTAGGCATCAAAAGTGTAAGCACTGCAATTCCGGCAACCTTTAATGGCAAGCCAACCTTGATCATATCTTTGATTTCAATGTGGCCAGTGCTGAACCCGACTATATTTGAAGGGGTTCCTGTCGGAAGCAGGAAAGCAAATTGAGCCCCGACGGCTCCTGGAATCACAAGAAGCAGGGGATGCACATTCATACTTTTGGCGATTTGAATTAGGATAGGGATCACTAGTGTGGTAGTGGCGTTGTTTGATGTAAACTCAGTGATGGTACTACTGATGAGACACACGGCTGGTGCAATTGCCAGGTAGGGGACTACTTCCAAGAAATCTAAGGCTTCGGATAGTATATCTGCGAGGCCACTCGTTCTGACCCCGTCAGCTATGGCGAAACCAGCTCCTAGTAACAACACAATGTTCCATGGTAGCTTCTTGCATTTGTTCCAGTCCATCAACTTCTCACCTGTTTGCTTCTTGTTAGGAATAATGAACAGCAATGTTGCCATCATAACCTACATTACAAATTTCAGCTTTCAAGTCACGCTTCAATTGGCATGGTAATCAAACTTGAAGTGAAAGAATAAAAGATCATTAAGGGCCAATACTCACACTGGCAGTTCCATCACCAGCGCGCCCATTGAAGAGGGCTCCCCAGCCGGGAACATCATCTGTAATACTTCTTGTCATCCACAAAACAATCAACATCTGCACAACGAATCGCATCATGGTTCTAGTTATTTGTCCACGCTACCTTTTATGTATTAACAAACACTTAAAAAAGTGTGacagattaaatttttttaattttcgtttTCGTTAGtgtttcttatttagttgagGAATATTTATTTGTCTTTCGTTTCTCTTTatatcttttttccttttaataATTTTCGTAGGATGACATTGTTTCTCTCTACGCTTACTCAAAAAAACTTTAAAAAGTGTGACAGATAAACACATAGTTGTATACAACCGGCCGGTAATAAGTAAGTATATTTTCAACGCACACAAAGCTTCAAACTATTCATAGATACATACCGAAAATACAGCTAATATCATCTTCTCGGCAAAAGCCATTGGACCTAAACACATGAACACTAGTTATGAGTAGATTGCAAACAATAACATAACAAattaagttatatatatatatagccacTTCAATGAAAAGAACACTAATTTGAGGGGTGTATAATACCTAACATTTCCAGCTCCCTCTTCAAATGGGATTTGTCCAAGTAAGCAGAGAGAGCAGGGCCTGAACTTTTGGAGCAATACAAGCAGCAAAGTATGATCCACAAAGCCAAGAAAATCAACAGAGCCAATGGAAATCCAAAGAGGAACCAAGTACTGAAGCTGATCTGCTCCGCTTCAGGAAAATAGCTCTTCCACATTCCAACCAATATCAAATTGACACCTGTCCCGGTCAAAGTACTCATCCCTCCAATGGCAGCGGAGTAAGTCACCCCTAGAACCACAGCTCTGCAGAACTTGCTGGACACGGACCGATCGAGACCCACCGGAAAGCGATGCAGGATTCCGGTCGCCACCGGCATCATCATCACCGCAGTTGACACGTTGTGCATCCACATGCTCACAAACGCTGTCGTGGCGCAAATCCCAAGGAGGAGCAGGGGAGGGTTCAGTGGATCCCCGCAGAAGAGTATTGTAATCTGTATAGGACCATATCCAATTATCCATTATTCGGTTAAATAATTAGTAATCACTTAGTTAATCTTATCTTTTGCTAATTACATTGATTAATGACCTCTATGGTATGCATATGTTCTGTTGGCATCCTATCCTAGCTAGCTGAACTAATAATCTTGACGAACCAGAAAACAGAGGGGACTTGAAAGTTGGCAACTTACATTCAAGGCGAGTCTTCTGTGAATGTTGTAATGCTCAACAGCTAAAGCCAAAATGAAGCTGCCGAGGACAAGAGCAATGACATCGTCCATGTAAGAGTGAGCAACATCATCAGCTGAAGCTATTCCAAAAAGcgggaagaggaagagaggagCCATGGAGGTTATAGGCATCGGCACCGCCCCCGTCAGCCACCAAGCGAAAATCCAAGCCATCACTGCCAGCATGTTCCGGCTACTCACCGGCCCGTCTATCTTCACAAAAACGCATATGGCTGCGCATAGAAGAGGTCCTAAAACTACATAGAAGTTATTGGGCGTGAGAACGGATTTCATGGCTGAGTGGAAGCTTTGTGATCGGTGGGTTTGGTCTTGGAGTGGAAGAAGCGGAGTGTTGGGATCGTCGGAGACGGGATCGTGATTATGATCCATAATGTTGGTATTGGAATAGTGGGATGAATAAGAGAAGAGAATggtttggttttatgattgGTGGTGAGGGATTAGAAGGAAGTAGTAGTATGCAAACTCTCTTTCTCTAAATAATGTTCAAAtggttgaaattttgattattcTGGATGATTGGTATGCGGCGTATGCGTACTCATAAATATGTCATTTATGTGCTACAGGTTGTGGAATGTATATCCAGGTATGGCATTTCTCCTTTGGACAGTCTTTCACTCCATTTTGGTAGGACCAATTGTCCACAAAATGTGCCAGATGGGCTCATACGAACCactattttctttttcggTTTTTCCTCTTCAGTTTCTCCTATTTTATCCTAGAGCATGAGATTAATGATTTTCTAGTTACTTGTTAATCGGAAATTAACCGTGGCATTTGCACTTTTTTACTGTTAAGAGGTACGAGCAGATGAATGTTATTTTCGAGTTATCTGACATTGTGTGGTAAATAACTTATGTGAATCACCACAAGCTAGATATACACTTCGGATCATAACataatttctctatttttgaCGTCAGGAACATGGATATGTGGCCAACTGTACAACCGTGGACTTCAAGATGACGTGTCTATACAAGTGGCGGGCCGAAGTCGATTTGCCTGGCCCAAAGATTGAGTTAACAGGTAAGCAAGCTTGCATAATTTGTTGGATTATAGTTCCTGTCGAATGGGGACGTCTATCAAATAAtgcaaaataattaattcaaagCGACTGGCCCCTGCATTCAAATAATTCACTTGAAAATTCATGCCAATAGACGTGATCATCCTCATCCCATCTTCTATATTATATTTCGAAAGTCATTAACATAGTcctagttttttttctttgattgaTTAACGTAGTCCTAGTTTCTGCTACTAATAGATCACTGGTTAGGATTGGATCATGCCATGCCATTGCCAAACTCGGTGTCTTTGTCACGATACAATACCGTCATTTATTATAGAGCAATTATACGCAATCGATCCAATCTGTATAGctcttattttttctttatattttcattactATAATAAGAGACGTGGCTTTGGTTTTAACAGTTTTATTAAACTTTTGAAATTTCTAAAATGATCATGCCATAAATAAgtaaaagtgaaaaaaatATGTGAGATGAATTATATGGTAaactataaaaataaaagtaaaattaaatttaaaaaatcatGAGAAGATTGTGAATGGTGGGGAGTAGATAAACTAAAACTAACTACTAGTatagttttaatttatttcttgAGTACGTAGTTGGAGGATGCATTATCACTGACCTAGAATTTGGTTGCCCAATTTAAGGTAAGAGATTACATACCGAAAATAGAGAAATGTGTGGGACTAGCAGCACAATCATCCTGTTCAATAATGCTGATTCTGTCCATGAAAGTGATGCCCGAATTCATAAGAATACACAAACATGGGCGGCGCTTCCATTCTTCTCCCAACTACTGTGATATATAACTCACATGGGTGTGTGATATGTGCCAATCGATCACACTAGGTGTATTGGTGTAGCGCCAATCAATCATCGTGTGAAGCTAATGGATTTGAGTATCGGGGGAAAAGAATAATGCTAGGAAACATTGTAAGGGTCCTCCAGCTGCTCGTATAAAACTATCTCTATGACCATCGACGATACTTAAAACTGTTATTTGATGAAAGAATACTAGTTATGCTACAATAATTTAACTTTAAGCACTTATAGGAGTATTTTTTTATATGGTTGATGAAGATGCCTATATTTGAACAAACTATATGGGGACTGAATATTCTTGAAGTTAAATAGATGTAGGAGTTTTGGGGTAGTTGATATGGTTGATGAAGAAAGCTCTATGAGAAATTAGTGCTTTAGTTCACGCTAAGAAACAGGTACGTGCTTCTTACAAAGCACTTACAAAATTCAACAGTGTTTATATTACCTCAGTGTATGTTAGCAAGTATATATTCCGGGTTTTCGTTAACAGTGTCAAACGGATCAACACGTACGTTcgtgaaagaaaatgaatgatgGATTCAACACCTTTCCAGAGTCATGTATTGGCATACCTTCGTGATTCAGTCATGTGAAATCATAGGCAAACCTCTTTCCTCATTAGGTTTCTTGGCATCTGTTAGTTGATTTCATTCATCACAAGAGGCAAAAGCACCAAAGTAGCATGAACATGTGCAGCTCGGGAAGCTTCGTCCTCTGTTCTAGAGGAAATAAGCCATTATGACTTGTTAGCGATCTAGGAATTAGAGTCCGGATGAGTTTGAGTTctctattaaaataaaaaaaattgcaatGAAAAATCTCAGTAGTGTGAAAAATGTATATTAATTTGGACAAAAAATACACGTAGTAAAAGGGGGGACGACATAGTTAATCTGACCCCTCAAAtgtaatataaaaatataaactaACTAAATTTAACTATACCGTTCGATAAATTTTCAGTTATGAATCACTAATTTAGTATTAGAATGCCAAGAACCCAAAAGCCAATAAGTAGTTGTTTGATTTCTCTCACTCCATGCATGCATCTCTCTAGGGACTCTAGCCACAAACACAACAAAATTCGAAACAAACTAGAAGAGAATCACATCAAGTAAGAAAATTCAATTAATTGTTCtatttaaattgaaaataataatagttTATACTTGTAGTATGCAATTCactggaaaaagaaaaaaatagaaaaaaagagagtagaATTTAGTGGATTAGTCTGACAAACCAT encodes:
- the LOC126787731 gene encoding tonoplast dicarboxylate transporter-like — encoded protein: MDHNHDPVSDDPNTPLLPLQDQTHRSQSFHSAMKSVLTPNNFYVVLGPLLCAAICVFVKIDGPVSSRNMLAVMAWIFAWWLTGAVPMPITSMAPLFLFPLFGIASADDVAHSYMDDVIALVLGSFILALAVEHYNIHRRLALNITILFCGDPLNPPLLLLGICATTAFVSMWMHNVSTAVMMMPVATGILHRFPVGLDRSVSSKFCRAVVLGVTYSAAIGGMSTLTGTGVNLILVGMWKSYFPEAEQISFSTWFLFGFPLALLIFLALWIILCCLYCSKSSGPALSAYLDKSHLKRELEMLGPMAFAEKMILAVFSMLIVLWMTRSITDDVPGWGALFNGRAGDGTASVMMATLLFIIPNKKQTGEKLMDWNKCKKLPWNIVLLLGAGFAIADGVRTSGLADILSEALDFLEVVPYLAIAPAVCLISSTITEFTSNNATTTLVIPILIQIAKSMNVHPLLLVIPGAVGAQFAFLLPTGTPSNIVGFSTGHIEIKDMIKVGLPLKVAGIAVLTLLMPTLGTYVFGTNEPVL
- the LOC126788734 gene encoding U11/U12 small nuclear ribonucleoprotein 59 kDa protein-like, with the translated sequence KQAVSVSSNCKLSDSKRNKLWRKRKRKRIAEMIAERNEMFDEADREADEWRAREIAKDIAKRKMEDMKKIASLKLKAKEERKRLESKLETVLIVEKLQEFCSIRIEKNGEQGHFLPEEDDKFLERVRAAVEEEEEHQAILAADMDAARDAIATAEQSRKTTENFRPDSIDKTGAQGESKESKCPKIPSINEGDSTAVTNKESEKQILQGEGYRGAYDAVANIPMEFYYHGSNTDMGTLIEVRRTWEAYIRPGGRPIPGHRVQPPPPADHIWASYLLQPK